Part of the Pelecanus crispus isolate bPelCri1 unplaced genomic scaffold, bPelCri1.pri SCAFFOLD_54, whole genome shotgun sequence genome is shown below.
CACACTATACTATTCATTTTATAAGCCGGAAATTGAGTGCATAAGGTATACAACactataaacacacacatacaattacaaagcaaaatacgATAGTGAATGCAACAACCCAAATCCTTTTAGTTCACAGTCCTCTACCTGAGCTTGGGGGCCAAGAGGTTAACCAGCCAAAGAGATTTAGGGAAGATCCCTGCCTTACTTCATGTCATACAGTTAAatgagtctttttcttttttttcaatcagtttcatttttctggtcttgattTACATaaacagcccagcagctgtgattcaacaatgcacacactgtgtcctgtgctgctaaaaggtggtctcaGGCTAATCAATTCTGTATTAgcatttgtggtgataagttgatttGTTCCTGTAGGGCTGTAATACTCCCTGcggtttcattaatggctttttctaattctcttgaCACATTCACAATAGCTCTTTCGAGTTTTGCAACCCATAAACgagggataaaagctgttacagacaggggGAACTTAGTGCCACAttccatcagagggctgtaacacttcTTCCCATAACTATCAGTAGCTACGacctccagaggcagaagagatagcggttctaacctgtgcggaaggtattaatgcacttagaatccccttttcagctcaggtggagggtaaatcctggaaagccctttcttcacctatcccATATTGCCCTGGTAGTTGTGCAAATAGGGTAGTCTAATCTTCAGGTAAGTCTgaatgatgcaaatgatttcctgtgcaagggttagcatgtgccgGATTGGGTTGTTCAGGTAAACCAGTAAGgctgggacccagaggagatgactCAGAGCAATCAGGATGCTCTGGGCCCGTAGTGGCAGCCAAACTCTTACCATTACCTTTAGTTCgattgtggcttcctgcagaacagcaagtgaatctctctgCAAACATCCACGTTATGCGGCAGTGtgcagggctggatgaactccctccaggaaaaaaatggccagCGTGCTGGCTTATTCGAATGGGTTTCACgtaagggcttctggagaatctcccttgcccGCTCAGTGGATGTGGTAGACGGGAAGGTTTTGGAAGAAGGTGTGGAGGAATGGCGAttgcctttagggagagctcagggttaggaggaagagggtggggCTGCCGTGCCCCCATGATGCAGGCCTTTTGCCGTAACACGCTGGGTGACATGAggcactggaggcagcctgtgcACTTGTCATCCAGGAAACCCCTGGGTGGAATGCTGAGGCCGGGCGCCCGAGTGGCCATAGCGAGCGGTCGGGCCTGGGAGCGCTGCATGTGAgagagggagcggaggaggagccggggccgcgggggccacTCCCCATCGTGTGGCCGCCCGCTGGGCTGTGAGGAGGAGCATGCCGTGCGTCCACTACaagttctcctcccagctgagctatgATGCGGTCACCTTCAGTggcctccacatccccctgtgTGACCTCAAGCGCCAGATCATGGGCCGCGAGAAGCTGAAGGCGACCAACTGcgacctgcagatcagcaacgcCCAGACCAACAAAGGTGCAtgggggctgcgggcgcggggccttgggcacctaaagctccctgtttatctgcagatgtgtcctggttttgtctgggacagagttggttttctccctagtagctggtgtggtgctgtggtttggattgaGAATGagagcatgagaataatgttgatagcacactgatgttgtagttgttgctcaggagtgtttgtggcagtcaaggacttttccgcttcccatgctctgccaggtgcagaagaagctgtgagggggcagagccaggagagctgacccaaactggccagagggctgttccataccatagggcgtcatgctcagtatagaaagtggggggagttggctggggctcagcgattgctgctcagggatgggctgggcatcggtcagcgggtggtgagcaacagCATCACAAAGggcatcactttgtgctttgtgtgtTCTTTTCTCATTAGTAGCAGTAgtattactatttctcttcctctgctgccctgttaaactacctttatctcaacccaggggttttacttttttttcccctgcaattctctcccccatccctgtggggtgtgaggggagggtgagtgagcggctctgtggtgcttagttgccgactggggttaaaccacaacaagatatttaaactatgttcaggagaatgtctgtgaagagacttaagagcacaatgtTAGGGGTCCTAGGGGTGCCATTGGATTGCATGACACGCGTAGATAGAGATACATTTCAGgagtcttgaatttttctatttctattgaatgaaattgtcaagagcttttgaaaaatggttaatttgcctgaagggcttttctgcagaagggtctctgaattttgtcttcaattgctaaggtactgtcagcttcatgaatgctagcaggctgaatggccaactggctggcgtcactactggaatagttgggtctgtgtcaaacagagccttaaaaccagactgatggatggTCATAAACTGTGATGGAGCCCAGTTATtatccccaggagaaaaaatgttttgaaataggccAAACGTGGATTCTGTTAcagaaggtgaggaacagaaagcaaagttttagaagagaaaatgatgctcataaagattTTACCCCATAAAGTGTTACTGCAATatacatcataccagttttacaaagtgtgttgctttgttttcatccgTACTCAGAATgcggtgaagaaaaagtgtctgcttcccctaggttctgttaagcgtggtgttccctaaaggtgaggttaaagaaggagtatctgtcatgctttaaagagcatccctcttgttcaccagtgaccagatcctcctctaggtcggttgtgttgccctttgacctttgtaaaaggagtctaaaatattaaacttgGTGTACTAGTGACAGaggtgcttcctgaagctttcttaagggtgttttccatgtgaaaacacaaaaatctccctgtggttttcagagcaaagctagagaatacatttcagtgtaatgtatacgtataccaaatttttgcttgaaatgcataaccatgaatttcagtttttattcatcagatgtaGATGCTTAAACTCGCTAAAAGgtaacaggattttaaatgtcagtggaaaaaatgatcTGATGGACTCTTTTGAAGATGCTGGGAAGCTATACTGGATGGTTGGGTCCTATTTTAAATagcagggggggcaggggtgtcctctTCCATGCTTACTCTAGAGGcatgttctataaaggcagagttctcttcaaaaagcctgcactcaggaatgatgcatttcaacttgcctcctcttaatttgatctgaatttcttgacctgtcttttggaatagatgttctcacagGATTGTGGAAGAACTGTAAACTCGAGGGCTCAGGATTCTGgaatgctctttcctgccctgtaacattctgactgaaaacacttggagcatgtgctattctgcttctcaggcaaaATACAACAGACCAACGtaaacaacaaaccccagctgggcCTCTGACCTGGTCttaatgcagatggcaggctgtcttctgtgttctgtcagtcctgagtgaccttggagACCATTGTGCTGTTGGCAAAcaacaaactgttttaaaagaacagaaatgattttgctgcttgtgtttgatGACCAAATCTGAAGACTTCTAGGAATGTCCCGTTAGTGTGTTGAGATGTTAAAAGCACAATGTTACCTctaaagttttgctttcatacCTGTGAAGGGATTCCCTGAAGTGATGTGTAATGTCATAGTACTATACATTCTTACAAAGTGACTACAgtttttgtctgcatttgtgttgttttcagaatacacagatgatAATGCCCTGATTGCTAAGAACTCATCGGTGATTGTTAGGAGAATCCCTGTTGGAGGAGTCAAAGGTACCAGCAAAACctatgttgtgtaagtatccatacagcattgtaccctttgttagggctttcagtgtgttagctgcttttgtggatatattagtttacagaggcattcagattgcatctttgttgttaaagccactgttaatttttgttgtcatggggtagattgtaatcatagaatcatagaatcatttaggttggaaaagacctttaagatcatccagtccaaccattaacctacactaccaagtccacactaaaccaatcaagggtagactagataAACTAggtaaaccatgtcccgaagtgccacatctacccattttttgaacacctccagggatggtgactccaccacctctctgggcagcctcttccaattcttgaccaccctttctgtaaagaaatttttcctaatttccaacctaaacctcccctggcgcagcttgagcccatttcctcttgtcctattgctaactacatgggagaagagaccaacacccacctcactacaacctcctttcaggtagttgtagagagcgataaggtctcccctcagcctcctcttctctaagctaaacaatcccacttccctcagctgctcctcataaggcctgttccctagacccttcaccagccttgttgcccttctctgaacatgctccagcacctcaatgtctttcttgtattgaggggcccaaaactggacacagcattccaggtgtggcctcaccagcgctaagtacagggggacaatcacctccctgctcctgctggccacactattcctgatacaagccaggatgctgttggccttcttggccacctgggcacactgctggctcacgttcagccagctgtcaaccaacacccccaggtccttttcagccaggcagctttccagccactcttccccaagcctgtagcgctgcatggggttgttgtgacccaagtgcaggacccggcacttggccttgttaaacctcatacagttggcctcggcccatcggtccagcctgtccaggtccctctgcagggccatctgaccctccagcagatcgacactcccacccaacttggtgtcatctgcaaacttactgaggctgcactcaatcccctcacccagatcattgataaagatattaaacaaggctggccccaaaacagagccctggggaacaccgctcgtgaccggctgccaactggacttaactccattcaccactactctctgggctcggccacccaaccagtttttaacccagcgaagactatgcccgtcgaagtcatgagctgccagcttcccaaggagaatactatgggagactgtgtcgaaggctttgctaaagtccaggtaaatgacatccacagcctttccatcatctaccaggtgggtcaccaggtcataaaagatcagcttggtcaagcaggacctgcctttcatgaacccatgctggctggtcctgatcccctggttgacctgcacttgcctgttgagttcactcaagatgaaccgctccataatctttcccggcaccgaggtcaggctgacaggcctgtagtttcccgggtcctccttctggcccttcttgtagatgggcgtcacattggcaagcctccagtcatcagggacctcccctgttaaccaggacttcTGATAGCTgaatgtatctgtcccaaagtcaACTTCCATGTTCAGGCCTGCTGGGACACAGGGTTCCAACTGcagcaatggtaacttttaagatgatacTCTTGGGCTTGTTCAGGGGCTTGATTTTGCTGATACCCAGGATGTAGATCCTGTTTCCTCTGTCTGGAGAGATTCCTTGCtatgtctgtttgcttttattgtttttatagtAAAGACAGAGCCACATCGTAGTGGGAACTCAGAACTTGTTCCCATCTCAGAAGTGTCTGATTGTTGgggtttgactctttct
Proteins encoded:
- the LOC142597062 gene encoding E3 ubiquitin-protein ligase RBBP6-like, which translates into the protein MPCVHYKFSSQLSYDAVTFSGLHIPLCDLKRQIMGREKLKATNCDLQISNAQTNKEYTDDNALIAKNSSVIVRRIPVGGVKGTSKTYVV